The Chelatococcus sp. HY11 genome includes a window with the following:
- a CDS encoding alpha-2-macroglobulin yields MTISFQNGSGKAGLAGLIVALGLAWAPSGQAFAQAAPPSRPASPPAVTAPAQAPQPAPAPALKTYSRDDLASSAIRLEADIKREVAPPANPATPAPPSAGQPPRPPQPDRLRQEAQAALGRGDSVRALALFGNLIAMQPNNVAAWLGYSAAAAQAKGANYSENQDYRRRALGAAYAAYQKATTAAQEGTALADLGALFAQYRQWRAAIDTYRSSLASADVPARRGIYDNLVAAHGFRLTGNSTDSDSATPRACFQFSEPLQQGKVDFTPYVAITGAANAAVTGEGSQLCVDGLKHGERYAVVIRRGLPSAIEGEALQKNADYEIYVKDRAPQVRFTGRNYVLPRTGQQGIPVVSVNTPKIDIEVLRVGDRSLLPTVRSDDFLSQISRYTADSYANDKGQRVWQGTLDVANTLNKDVITAFPVMEAVGNKLEPGVYLMTAAASGGPKGDGDYELKATQWFVVSDLGLTSISGNGGIEIMLRSLGSAAPLDGVEVRLLARNNDVLAIEKSDAQGRVRFPAGLARGTGGQAPGLVVASTAAGDYNFLDLGQSPFDLSDRGVKGRRAAGALDAMVFTERGVYRTGETVYVTALLRDGKGIAAPNLPVTLVARRPDGVEYRRSLVTDQGEGGRAWSLPILGGAMRGTWRLQAYADPKGQAIGETSFLVEDYVPERIDVTLTPSQKALAAGEPASITVDARYLYGAPGADLDVSGELSVMASETASIPGLEGFSIGLADEEFTTVTTEIEQHFTTDAQGRVVVEVPIGEISAPRPVEAKITLRVGETGGRAVERSVTLPILPDGNVIGARKLFTELAEGGTASFDVVLATPAGQRLSGGVQWNLYRLDRDYQWYNNDGRWSYEKVTRTRRMADGRLDVIAGSAGRIATPVDWGTYRLELTSTQPDVGPTSITFNVGWGGEQTADSPDRLDVTLDKAAFNSGEDMTVTMRSRFAGKATVAVVSDHVLEERLVDVTPDGTSVKLPVSADWGAGAYLVAFAHRPLDEAAKRMPGRALGLAWFSVDAAARSLSVDLGSPAAMRPRETLRLPIKVAGAVPGEKAYITVAAVDVGILNLTRYQAPRPGDYFFGQRQLGAEIRDLYGFLIDGMQGTRGAIRSGGDGGASQTVGSPPAQEPVSLYSGVVEVGADGTAEVAFAIPDFNGTLRVMATAWTKSRVGQASADVIVRDPVVMVGTLPRFLNIGDNSRFAIDINNVEGQAGAYKLTLSADGSIGIPANQRERSLQLAKGARQSLSIPITGASVGIATIEARLTGPGFDGPQTFRIGVQPGRPPLINRTVRPLPAQASVRLTPDLFADLLPGTGLASISVSPMTALDVPALLASLDRYPYGCTEQTVSRALPLLYVNALSAANALPTDTNLDERIRMSIERVLARQDSNGSFGLWGVGGDDIWLDSYVADFLTRAREGGFVVPQIGFDLALDRLRNYVANQDFTSGSGEGLAYAVYVLARNGRPVMGDLRYLADVRIKDFGSPLAQSQIAAALALLGDRGRAQAAFTTAVSALGAVADKPTSRPDYGSRLRDGAAVLTLAAEAGAQAGDITAVGRVLEDARARRSYVSTQEEAWMVLAAEALTKRADGIRLTVNGTPHSGALYRNLRADALGGAGFTVANAGSTPLQMVVSVAGNPSTPEPAASKGYKVERAYYKLDGTQVDATRVNQNDRLVVTLKVTETEAAFARLLLVDYLPAGFEIDNPNLVDSGSVAGLDWLKRDVEPSHTEYRDDRFVAAFDRDGGKAAFFTVAYMVRAVSPGTYVHPPAVVEDMYRPERFGRGDFGKVEITAVR; encoded by the coding sequence ATGACGATATCGTTCCAGAATGGGTCCGGGAAGGCCGGGCTGGCTGGTCTGATCGTTGCGCTCGGACTTGCATGGGCTCCCTCGGGCCAGGCGTTTGCGCAGGCTGCCCCTCCGTCCCGCCCAGCCAGTCCACCGGCGGTGACAGCCCCGGCCCAGGCGCCGCAGCCTGCTCCCGCGCCGGCGCTGAAGACCTATAGCCGAGATGACCTCGCGAGTTCCGCTATCCGTCTTGAGGCTGACATCAAGCGGGAGGTCGCGCCGCCCGCGAACCCGGCAACGCCCGCTCCCCCTTCGGCTGGTCAGCCGCCGCGTCCGCCGCAGCCAGACCGGTTGCGCCAGGAGGCCCAGGCCGCGCTTGGCCGGGGAGATAGCGTCCGGGCACTCGCGCTCTTTGGCAACCTCATCGCCATGCAGCCCAACAACGTGGCAGCATGGCTCGGCTATTCCGCCGCCGCCGCCCAGGCCAAGGGAGCCAACTATTCGGAGAACCAGGATTATCGGCGGCGCGCCCTTGGAGCCGCCTACGCCGCTTACCAGAAGGCGACGACCGCGGCGCAGGAGGGCACCGCGCTTGCCGATCTTGGCGCCCTGTTCGCGCAATATCGTCAATGGCGCGCCGCGATCGACACCTACCGGTCGAGCCTCGCATCTGCGGATGTTCCGGCACGGCGCGGCATCTATGACAATCTCGTCGCGGCCCATGGCTTCCGCCTGACAGGCAATTCCACGGATTCGGATTCCGCGACCCCGCGTGCCTGTTTCCAGTTCTCCGAGCCGCTGCAGCAGGGCAAGGTCGATTTTACCCCCTATGTTGCCATCACCGGCGCGGCCAATGCGGCTGTCACAGGGGAGGGGAGCCAGCTCTGCGTCGACGGCCTGAAGCATGGCGAACGCTATGCCGTGGTCATCCGCCGGGGCCTGCCCTCGGCGATCGAAGGCGAGGCGCTGCAGAAGAACGCGGATTACGAGATCTATGTGAAGGACCGCGCGCCCCAGGTGCGCTTCACCGGCCGCAACTATGTGCTGCCACGCACCGGCCAGCAGGGCATTCCTGTCGTTTCGGTCAATACCCCCAAGATCGACATCGAAGTGCTGCGCGTCGGCGATCGCTCCTTGCTGCCGACCGTGCGCTCGGATGATTTCCTCAGCCAGATCAGCCGCTATACCGCTGACAGCTACGCCAACGACAAGGGCCAGCGCGTCTGGCAGGGCACGCTCGACGTCGCCAATACGCTCAACAAGGATGTCATCACGGCCTTCCCCGTCATGGAGGCGGTCGGCAACAAGCTGGAGCCCGGCGTCTATCTCATGACGGCGGCGGCGTCCGGCGGGCCGAAGGGCGACGGTGACTACGAGCTGAAGGCGACCCAGTGGTTCGTGGTGTCGGATCTCGGCCTGACCTCGATCTCCGGCAATGGCGGTATCGAGATCATGCTGCGCTCGCTCGGCAGCGCCGCGCCGCTCGACGGCGTCGAAGTCCGGCTGTTGGCCCGCAACAACGATGTGCTGGCGATCGAGAAGAGCGACGCGCAGGGACGCGTGCGCTTTCCCGCCGGCCTCGCCCGTGGCACGGGTGGCCAGGCGCCCGGCCTCGTTGTCGCCTCGACTGCGGCGGGTGACTACAATTTCCTCGACCTCGGCCAGAGCCCGTTCGATTTGAGTGACCGCGGCGTGAAGGGCCGGCGTGCGGCGGGCGCCCTCGATGCGATGGTGTTCACGGAGCGGGGGGTCTATCGCACCGGTGAGACCGTCTATGTCACGGCCCTCCTGCGCGACGGCAAGGGCATCGCGGCGCCCAACCTGCCGGTGACGCTGGTGGCCCGGCGCCCGGATGGCGTGGAATATCGCCGTTCGCTGGTGACCGACCAGGGCGAGGGCGGCCGCGCGTGGTCGCTACCGATCCTCGGGGGCGCGATGCGCGGCACCTGGCGCCTGCAGGCCTATGCGGATCCCAAGGGGCAGGCCATAGGTGAGACGAGTTTCCTCGTTGAAGATTATGTGCCCGAGCGTATCGACGTGACGCTCACGCCGAGCCAGAAGGCGCTCGCGGCCGGCGAGCCCGCCAGCATCACCGTCGATGCGCGCTATCTCTATGGCGCGCCGGGCGCTGATCTCGATGTGAGCGGCGAACTGTCGGTGATGGCGAGCGAGACGGCCTCTATTCCGGGGCTCGAAGGCTTCTCGATCGGCCTTGCGGACGAAGAGTTCACCACGGTCACGACGGAGATCGAGCAACATTTCACAACGGATGCGCAGGGGCGTGTCGTTGTCGAGGTGCCGATCGGTGAGATCAGTGCGCCGCGCCCGGTCGAGGCGAAGATCACGCTACGCGTCGGCGAGACCGGCGGGCGCGCGGTGGAGCGCAGCGTGACGCTGCCGATCCTGCCGGACGGCAATGTCATCGGCGCGCGCAAGTTGTTCACGGAACTGGCCGAGGGTGGAACCGCGTCCTTCGATGTCGTCCTGGCGACGCCGGCCGGTCAGCGCCTGTCGGGCGGCGTGCAGTGGAATCTCTATCGCCTGGACCGGGATTATCAATGGTACAACAACGATGGTCGCTGGTCCTATGAGAAGGTGACGCGCACACGGCGCATGGCGGATGGCCGCTTGGATGTGATTGCGGGGTCCGCCGGCCGGATCGCCACGCCCGTCGATTGGGGAACTTATCGCCTCGAACTCACCTCCACCCAACCGGACGTTGGGCCCACCAGCATCACCTTCAATGTTGGCTGGGGTGGCGAGCAGACGGCGGATTCACCCGATCGGCTGGACGTGACGCTGGACAAGGCCGCCTTCAACAGCGGCGAAGACATGACGGTGACGATGCGTTCCCGTTTCGCCGGCAAGGCGACGGTCGCCGTCGTCAGCGACCATGTTCTGGAAGAGCGGCTCGTCGACGTCACGCCGGATGGCACGTCGGTGAAGCTGCCGGTCAGCGCGGATTGGGGCGCCGGCGCCTATCTCGTTGCCTTCGCGCACAGGCCGCTGGATGAGGCGGCCAAGCGTATGCCTGGCCGGGCGCTCGGCCTTGCCTGGTTCTCGGTGGACGCGGCCGCGCGCAGTCTCAGCGTCGATCTCGGCTCGCCCGCCGCCATGCGCCCCCGTGAGACGCTACGCCTGCCGATCAAGGTGGCAGGTGCCGTGCCGGGCGAGAAGGCTTACATCACGGTCGCGGCTGTCGATGTCGGCATTCTCAATCTCACGCGTTATCAGGCGCCGCGCCCGGGCGACTATTTCTTCGGCCAGCGTCAGCTTGGCGCCGAGATCCGGGATCTCTATGGCTTCCTGATCGACGGGATGCAGGGGACGCGCGGCGCCATCCGCTCCGGTGGTGACGGGGGAGCCTCCCAGACCGTTGGCTCGCCGCCGGCGCAGGAGCCGGTTTCCCTCTATTCCGGCGTCGTCGAGGTCGGAGCCGACGGTACGGCGGAGGTTGCGTTCGCCATCCCCGATTTCAACGGCACGTTGCGTGTCATGGCCACGGCCTGGACGAAGAGCCGCGTCGGGCAGGCCAGCGCCGACGTCATCGTGCGCGATCCCGTCGTGATGGTGGGAACATTGCCACGCTTCCTCAACATCGGGGACAACTCGCGCTTTGCCATCGATATCAACAATGTCGAAGGCCAGGCTGGCGCCTACAAGCTCACCCTCAGCGCGGACGGTTCCATTGGGATCCCCGCCAACCAGCGTGAGCGCAGCCTCCAGCTTGCCAAGGGCGCCCGGCAGAGCCTCTCCATCCCCATTACCGGCGCAAGTGTCGGCATCGCGACCATTGAGGCGCGCCTGACGGGTCCCGGTTTCGATGGTCCGCAGACGTTCCGCATCGGTGTGCAGCCGGGACGTCCGCCGCTGATCAACCGGACGGTGCGGCCACTCCCCGCGCAGGCCTCCGTGCGGCTGACGCCTGACCTGTTCGCGGACCTCCTGCCCGGTACGGGTCTGGCCTCGATCAGTGTTTCGCCGATGACGGCGCTCGATGTGCCGGCGCTGCTCGCATCGCTCGATCGCTACCCCTATGGCTGCACGGAGCAGACGGTGAGCCGCGCGCTGCCGCTGCTCTATGTCAACGCGCTGTCGGCCGCCAACGCGCTTCCGACCGATACCAACCTGGACGAGCGCATTCGCATGTCGATCGAGCGTGTGCTGGCGCGGCAGGATTCGAACGGATCCTTCGGGCTGTGGGGCGTCGGCGGCGATGATATCTGGCTTGATTCCTATGTCGCGGACTTCTTGACGCGGGCGCGCGAAGGAGGCTTCGTCGTGCCGCAGATCGGTTTCGATCTCGCGCTGGACCGGCTGCGCAATTACGTCGCCAACCAGGATTTCACGAGCGGGTCCGGCGAGGGCCTTGCCTATGCCGTCTACGTGCTGGCGCGCAACGGCCGCCCGGTGATGGGGGATCTGCGCTATCTCGCTGACGTCCGCATCAAGGACTTCGGCTCGCCGCTCGCGCAGAGCCAGATCGCGGCGGCGCTCGCGCTCCTCGGCGATCGCGGGCGGGCGCAGGCGGCCTTCACGACGGCCGTGTCGGCGCTCGGCGCCGTTGCCGACAAGCCCACGTCCCGTCCCGACTACGGCTCGCGGCTGCGCGACGGTGCTGCCGTTCTGACACTGGCGGCGGAAGCGGGGGCCCAGGCTGGGGATATCACGGCGGTGGGCCGGGTTCTCGAGGATGCACGCGCCAGGCGCAGCTACGTCTCGACGCAGGAAGAGGCGTGGATGGTGCTGGCCGCCGAGGCGCTGACCAAGCGCGCCGACGGCATTCGCCTCACGGTCAACGGCACGCCGCATTCCGGCGCGCTGTACCGCAATCTGCGGGCGGATGCGCTCGGCGGGGCGGGCTTCACGGTGGCCAATGCCGGCTCCACGCCCTTGCAGATGGTGGTCAGCGTCGCGGGCAATCCCTCGACACCGGAGCCGGCCGCCTCGAAGGGCTACAAGGTTGAGCGCGCCTACTACAAGCTCGATGGCACGCAGGTGGATGCCACCCGCGTGAACCAGAATGACCGCCTCGTGGTGACGCTCAAGGTGACGGAGACCGAAGCGGCCTTCGCACGTCTCCTGCTCGTCGACTACCTGCCGGCCGGATTTGAAATCGACAATCCCAATCTCGTCGATTCCGGCTCGGTCGCGGGGCTTGACTGGCTGAAGCGCGACGTGGAGCCGAGTCATACCGAGTATCGCGATGATCGTTTCGTCGCGGCCTTCGACAGGGATGGCGGCAAAGCGGCGTTCTTCACCGTGGCCTACATGGTGCGTGCGGTTTCGCCGGGAACTTACGTCCATCCGCCGGCCGTGGTCGAAGATATGTACCGGCCGGAGCGGTTCGGCCGGGGTGATTTCGGCAAGGTCGAGATTACTGCGGTGCGGTGA
- a CDS encoding alpha-D-ribose 1-methylphosphonate 5-triphosphate diphosphatase gives MNVRADLIENARLVLPDQVLEPGWLAIHDGVIVDIGEGRAPERGIDLGGDFLLPGFIELHTDHLESHFHPRPRVRWHPLSAVMAYDAQIIAAGVTTVFDSLRAGSDTEGGMPNSDLWSLAEALDEARDGGYLRAEHRTHLRCEVATHDVIDEVTRFAGRFPIHVISLMDHTPGQRQFRDVELWKIYFTGKTARTEAEANAVVERRLALHQANASRHRRELVAFAQAHDIALASHDDATAEHVVESIADGVAIAEFPTTHEAAGLSHEAGIRVMMGGPNVVRGGSHSGNIAAEDLAREGLLDIISSDYVPASLAMAVFMLAERVESISLPEAVRMITLNPARAAGLHDRGAIAVGQRADCLQVHLAGNVPIVRRVWRQGEQVV, from the coding sequence ATGAACGTGCGTGCCGACCTCATCGAAAATGCCCGGCTCGTTCTGCCGGACCAGGTGCTGGAGCCCGGGTGGCTTGCGATCCATGATGGCGTGATCGTCGATATCGGCGAGGGCAGGGCGCCGGAGCGTGGTATCGATCTTGGCGGCGATTTTCTGTTGCCGGGGTTTATCGAGCTCCATACGGACCATCTCGAGAGCCATTTCCACCCGCGCCCGCGCGTACGCTGGCACCCGCTCAGCGCCGTGATGGCTTATGATGCCCAGATCATCGCCGCCGGTGTGACGACGGTCTTCGATTCCCTCAGGGCGGGTTCCGACACTGAGGGCGGCATGCCCAACAGTGATCTGTGGAGCCTCGCGGAGGCGCTCGACGAGGCGCGGGACGGCGGCTATCTGCGCGCCGAACACCGCACGCATCTACGCTGCGAGGTCGCCACCCACGACGTCATCGACGAGGTGACCCGCTTTGCCGGGCGCTTCCCGATCCATGTCATTTCACTCATGGACCATACCCCCGGCCAGCGGCAGTTCCGCGACGTCGAACTCTGGAAAATCTATTTCACCGGCAAGACCGCCCGCACCGAGGCCGAGGCCAACGCCGTGGTCGAGCGGCGTCTGGCGCTTCATCAGGCGAACGCCTCGCGGCATCGCCGGGAACTCGTCGCCTTCGCCCAGGCACATGATATCGCCTTGGCCAGTCATGACGATGCCACGGCCGAGCACGTCGTTGAATCGATCGCCGACGGTGTCGCCATCGCCGAGTTCCCGACGACCCATGAGGCAGCGGGGCTGTCGCATGAGGCCGGCATCCGGGTGATGATGGGCGGGCCGAACGTGGTCCGTGGCGGGTCCCACTCCGGCAATATCGCGGCGGAGGACCTGGCGCGTGAGGGTCTGCTCGACATCATCTCCTCGGACTATGTGCCAGCCAGTCTCGCTATGGCGGTCTTCATGCTGGCCGAGCGCGTCGAAAGCATCAGTCTGCCCGAGGCCGTGCGCATGATCACGCTCAATCCCGCACGCGCCGCCGGCCTTCACGACAGGGGCGCCATCGCGGTTGGCCAACGGGCCGATTGCCTTCAGGTGCATCTGGCCGGCAACGTGCCGATCGTGCGCCGGGTGTGGCGGCAGGGAGAGCAGGTTGTTTAG